A segment of the Peptococcaceae bacterium 1198_IL3148 genome:
ATAGGGCTCGCATCTGTGACCATTGGGACAATCAGGCTCAGGGCCAGGGGCAGGACATTCTGGATAGTCATAATCTGGATCAACCTCTGGGCACTCTGGATAATCATATTCCGGCTCTTCTTCAGGGCAATCTGGGTATTCTGGGTAATCATACTCTGGTTCTTCTTCAGGACACTCCGGATAATCTGGATAATCCGGATAATCATATTCTGGCTCTTCTTCAGGGTATTCAGGATAGCCGGGATACCCCGGTTGGCAATCTGGGTATTCCCAGCCCGGTTTGTGTCCCGGGCATTGAGGACCATCCGGCTGACCTGGACATTGATTGCTATTATCCCACTGCCCAGCATTTTCAGATACAAACTGTTCCTCTGCCGGCACAGTGTCATCAACCACAAATCCGGCCTTTTGTTTTGGTGTTTCTTCTGCTATAGGTTCTTCTATAGGTTCTTCAATATTAATTTTCTCTTTAGTGGGAGAACCAAATAATTTGTCTGGAACTTCCTTAACCTTCTTTTGAGGTCTATCGTTGTTTGGCTTGAAGGTTATTTGCATAAAGGTACCTCCTTCGAAACATTTTTGATATAATATGCACTCATTCCATGGATTGCCACAAATAACACAATATTAATTAATTTGGAACTTTACTTGTGGTATTATCTTTAAAGTTTTATAATTTAATAGTTAACTTAATCAATTGTCAACAGGAGTGAAGGACTAAATGGATAGTTACAACGGATTAGATACAGTAAATTATATAAACCAACTCACCGTTTACCGTGACTTGCTTAATGATGATGTGCTACAGGCAATGTTAGCATTTATAAATAGCATTAATAAAAATAATGCTCAGCCCCAGTATGGCCAGTTGTTTTTTATACTGAGCACAGCAATGGAAAATGATGATCATTATGTAAATGATGGTTGGCAAAATCACCTCTTAAATTTAATAATCATGGCGAATAACCCCTTCACCCGGCAAGCAGCCACTTACGGGGTTAACATTAGTCCATCCCTACGAAATGCTGCTATCCAGGACCTCCGCTTTCTGCAAAGTTTATTTAACTTAAACGCCCAAAAAATATGTAAAAATTTAATTAATATTCCTTTGTGGGACAACCTCTATCATGTTGGTAAATTATCAAAGCAAAATTTTAGCGCCTCCAATACAGCGAGCGCCTTAATCAATGCAGCAGATTGGGGAGATTGCGTAGATTTATT
Coding sequences within it:
- a CDS encoding spore coat associated protein CotJA is translated as MQITFKPNNDRPQKKVKEVPDKLFGSPTKEKINIEEPIEEPIAEETPKQKAGFVVDDTVPAEEQFVSENAGQWDNSNQCPGQPDGPQCPGHKPGWEYPDCQPGYPGYPEYPEEEPEYDYPDYPDYPECPEEEPEYDYPEYPDCPEEEPEYDYPECPEVDPDYDYPECPAPGPEPDCPNGHRCEPYPYPGRYYPLQCLGYAYIPWQIFGRTYSPNEALRRGTMFPELYSPYYLDRKPPVIPEPYLNYNQRLRMKSKKRR